The following coding sequences are from one Vulpes vulpes isolate BD-2025 chromosome 12, VulVul3, whole genome shotgun sequence window:
- the LOC112920442 gene encoding histone H1.3-like, with product MSETAPAAPPAPAPAEKTPVKKKARKSAGAAKRKASGPPVSELITKAVAASKERSGVSLAALKKALAAAGYDVEKNNSRIKLGLKSLVSKGTLVQTKGTGASGSFKLNKKAASGEAKAKKAGAAKPKRAAGTAKKPKKAAGTGTPKKSTKKTPKKAKKPAAATVTKKVAKSPKKAKAAKPKKAAKSPAKTKAPKPKAAKPKAAKPKKVAAKKK from the coding sequence ATGTCCGAGACCGCTCCTGCTGCGCCTCCAGCACCGGCCCCCGCGGAGAAGACGCCGGTGAAGAAGAAGGCCCGCAAGTCCGCCGGCGCAGCCAAGCGCAAGGCGTCCGGGCCCCCGGTGTCCGAGCTCATCACCAAGGCCGTGGCCGCGTCCAAGGAGCGCAGCGGCGTGTCCCTGGCCGCGCTCAAGAAGGCGCTGGCGGCCGCCGGCTACGACGTGGAGAAGAACAACAGCCGCATCAAGCTGGGCCTCAAGAGCCTGGTGAGCAAGGGGACCCTGGTGCAGACCAAGGGCACCGGCGCCTCGGGCTCCTTCAAGCTCAACAAGAAGGCGGCCTCCGGGGAGGCCAAGGCCAAGAAGGCGGGCGCGGCCAAGCCCAAGCGGGCGGCGGGGACGGCCAAGAAGCCCAAGAAGGCAGCGGGGACCGGCACCCCCAAGAAGAGCACCAAGAAGACCCCGAAGAAGGCCAAGAAGCCCGCCGCGGCCACCGTCACCAAGAAGGTGGCCAAGAGCCCCAAGAAGGCGAAGGCGGCCAAGCCCAAGAAGGCGGCCAAGAGTCCGGCCAAGACCAAAGCCCCGAAGCCCAAGGCAGCCAAGCCCAAGGCGGCCAAACCCAAGAAAGTGGCTGccaagaagaaataa
- the LOC140594612 gene encoding histone H2B type 1-M: protein MPEPTKSAPAPKKGSKKAVTKAQKKDGKKRKRSRKESYSVYVYKVLKQVHPDTGISSKAMGIMNSFVNDIFERIAGEASRLAHYNKRSTITSREIQTAVRLLLPGELAKHAVSEGTKAVTKYTSSK from the coding sequence ATGCCAGAACCCACCAAGTCCGCGCCGGCCCCGAAGAAGGGCTCCAAGAAGGCGGTGACCAAGGCGCAGAAGAAGGACGGCAAGAAGCGCAAGCGCAGCCGCAAGGAGAGCTACTCGGTGTACGTGTACAAGGTGCTGAAGCAGGTGCACCCCGACACGGGCATCTCGTCCAAGGCCATGGGCATCATGAACTCGTTCGTCAACGACATCTTCGAGCGCATCGCGGGCGAGGCGTCGCGCCTGGCGCATTACAACAAGCGCTCGACCATCACGTCCAGGGAGATCCAGACGGCCGTGCGCCTGCTGCTGCCCGGGGAGCTGGCCAAGCACGCCGTGTCCGAGGGCACCAAGGCCGTCACCAAGTACACCAGCTCCAAGTAA